The Prunus persica cultivar Lovell chromosome G7, Prunus_persica_NCBIv2, whole genome shotgun sequence genome has a segment encoding these proteins:
- the LOC18770768 gene encoding G-type lectin S-receptor-like serine/threonine-protein kinase At1g67520 has translation MKLSLNSQVDPCAHEAGRRRKQRPVWLLSDASIRSAPPGPRRGPVSIWNAWHTGTDSLRHGQYLYRNETLVSAGGVFELGFFSSHAAPNGYLGIWFKNDKNQKPVWVANRDSPFMDFPGVPGSSGVFLTIRYDGNMVISDQRNVPFILNYGALASSNNTRATIGDSGNLILMEGEEILWQSFYYPTDTFLPGMKLGLFNMNTEQLRKQFLVSWFSASVPADGSYALGIDPVNNTQFNVWRSDGAYQQIGLWDGHEFKFFFQSTSDNLNFSFVWNSKEIYLTFNNKNTTMPSWFVLTSNGEINEFRMVGQEIEIVDYSLCDDTMARSSNGCLVAMPSACSGGDNFSNTRGSLPSSMVLSWPIHVDPYDCEILCRNNCSCVAYAYKPLQDEGILCQLYYGNKSDLLKLVGTGNSTVYVRGNASKSDRKLLVVTVMVIPLVFFILILLLHRLWRKLNSLGIYGFHNGMRDSMRLLLLQLSSDDNASSPNVIELGTKKDHELPFLSFSLIVTSTNNFSLANKLGQGGFGPVYKGKLLEHDIAVKRLSKNSRQGPLEFKNEVQLISKLQHRNLVKLLGCCIHREEKILIYEYMPNKSLDSFIFDPTKRRLLNWTQRIHIIEGIAQGLLYLHKYSRLRIIHRDLKISNILLDAYMNPKISDFGLARILSGNECRAKTNRVVGTYGYMSPEYVMHGLFSTKSDVFSFGVIVLEIVSGRKNANFHESDHSLNLLGHAWNLWKSGRCLELMDSTLVDSSSTDSLALCIQVGLLCVQDCAEERPTMSDVVSMFSNEGATLSTPKQPTYSNLMTEVDKPLRREVHSENLLTFSAMEAR, from the exons ATGAAGCTAAGCCTAAATTCCCAGGTGGACCCTTGTGCTCATGAAGCGGGCCGTAGAAGAAAACAGAGGCCCGTTTGGTTGCTATCCGATGCTTCCATTAGATCAGCCCCACCCGGCCCACGGAGGGGACCCGTTTCAATTTGGAATGCGTGGCACACTGGCACTG ACTCCCTCAGGCATGGACAGTATTTATATAGAAATGAAACCTTGGTTTCTGCTGGTGGAGTGTTTGAGCTAGGCTTTTTCAGCTCCCATGCTGCACCAAATGGATACTTGGGAATCTGGTTCAAGAATGACAAGAACCAAAAGCCAGTTTGGGTTGCAAATAGAGATAGCCCCTTTATGGATTTCCCAGGAGTACCGGGTTCCTCAGGAGTATTTCTCACCATCAGGTATGATGGGAACATGGTGATTAGTGATCAAAGAAATGTTCCGTTTATTCTGAATTATGGAGCACTTGCATCAAGCAATAACACACGTGCAACAATAGGTGACTCGGGAAATCTAATTCTcatggaaggagaagagattTTGTGGCAGAGTTTCTATTATCCGACAGATACATTTCTTCCTGGAATGAAATTGGGGTTGTTTAACATGAATACTGAGCAGTTGAGGAAACAGTTTCTAGTATCCTGGTTTAGCGCATCTGTCCCTGCTGATGGTTCTTATGCTTTAGGCATTGATCCTGTAAACAATACTCAGTTCAATGTCTGGCGCAGTGATGGTGCTTACCAACAGATTGGCTTGTGGGATGGCCATGAATTTAAGTTCTTCTTCCAAAGCACATCAGATAATCTCAATTTCAGCTTTGTTTGGAATAGCAAAGAGATTTATCTTACttttaacaacaaaaacacTACCATGCCTTCATGGTTTGTGTTAACCTCAAATGGGGAGATTAATGAGTTCAGGATGGTAGGGCAGGAAATTGAGATTGTGGATTATTCACTATGTGATGACACAATGGCACGCAGTTCTAATGGCTGTTTGGTGGCGATGCCATCAGCATGCTCAGGTGGAGATAATTTCTCAAACACCAGAGGATCGCTGCCGAGTTCAATGGTTTTAAGCTGGCCAATTCATGTAGATCCCTATGACTGCGAGATATTGTGCAGGAACAATTGCTCATGTGTTGCATATGCATATAAGCCATTGCAAGATGAAGGAATTCTATGTCAACTTTATTATGGAAATAAAAGCGATCTTCTGAAACTGGTAGGGACAGGGAACAGCACTGTTTATGTGCGTGGTAATGCTTCTAAATCCG ATAGGAAGCTGTTGGTTGTCACAGTTATGGTGATTCCCTTGGTATTCTTCATTTTGATCTTATTGCTGCATCGTTTATGGAGAAAGTTAAACTCTTTAG GAATTTATGGCTTCCATAATGGCATGAGAGACAGTATGAGGTTATTATTGTTGCAGTTGAGCTCTGATGATAATGCAAGCAGTCCCAATGTTATAGAACTTGGAACGAAGAAGGATCATGAGTTGCCATTTCTTAGCTTTTCCTTAATAGTGACATCCACCaataatttctctcttgcaaATAAGCTTGGACAAGGTGGTTTTGGACCTGTTTATAAG GGTAAGTTACTAGAACATGACATTGCAGTCAAAAGGCTTTCCAAAAATTCTAGACAAGGACCGTTGGAGTTCAAGAATGAGGTGCAGTTAATCTCTAAGCTCCAGCACAGAAATCTTGTTAAGCTTTTGGGTTGTTGCATTCACCGAGAAGAAAAGATATTAATCTATGAGTACATGCCCAACAAAAGCTTGGACTCCTTCatttttg ATCCAACAAAGCGAAGACTACTGAATTGGACACAGCGCATACACATAATTGAAGGGATTGCTCAAGGGCTTCTTTATCTTCACAAGTACTCCAGATTAAGAATTATTCATCGAGATCTGAAAATTAGCAACATCTTATTGGATGCTTATATGAACCCCAAGATATCAGACTTTGGCTTGGCTAGAATTTTATCCGGGAATGAATGTCGAGCCAAAACAAATCGGGTTGTTGGAACATA CGGTTATATGTCTCCTGAGTATGTGATGCACGGCCTTTTCTCAACAAAGTCTGATGTATTCAGCTTTGGAGTCATTGTGTTGGAGATTGTAAGTGGCAGGAAGAATGCAAACTTTCATGAGTCAGATCATTCTTTGAACTTACTAGGACAT GCATGGAATTTATGGAAATCTGGGCGATGCTTGGAGTTGATGGATTCGACATTGGTCGATTCAAGTTCAACGGATAGCCTTGCGCTCTGCATTCAGGTGGGACTTTTATGCGTCCAAGATTGTGCAGAAGAGAGGCCAACCATGTCAGATGTTGTTTCAATGTTCAGCAATGAAGGGGCAACTTTGTCTACGCCTAAACAGCCTACATATTCTAACTTAATGACAGAGGTTGATAAACCATTAAGACGTGAAGTGCATTCTGAAAATCTTTTGACATTTTCAGCCATGGAAGCACGATAA
- the LOC18771019 gene encoding uncharacterized protein LOC18771019 has translation MIPKPLRTLCTVAAALVGGFFTLNLASTATIGALRLATESKRRKIALPCGVCRGKGFYICKLCKGNNTIEWSPLYDPIAINPCLCPTCDGNGIQRCLNCVGKGYN, from the exons ATGATTCCAAAGCCACTGCGCACCTTGTGCACAGTTGCTGCCGCACTCGTCGGCGGATTTTTCACACTGAATTTGGCTTCCACTGCCACTATTGGAGCGCTTCGGTTGGCCACCGAATCCAAAAGG AGAAAGATTGCGCTGCCTTGTGGGGTTTGTAGAGGGAAAGGGTTTTACATATGCAAGCTATGCAAAGGGAATAATACCATTGAATGGTCGCCTCTGTATGACCCAATTGCCATCAACCCCTGTCTTTGCCCAACCTGCGATGGAAATGG GATACAACGCTGTCTGAATTGTGTAGGGAAGGGATACAATTGA
- the LOC18770840 gene encoding protein kinase PINOID 2, whose amino-acid sequence MAAITTRDESDYDSSCSSITVPDSSRSWMSNLSFSSRRRSSVSVCSSATEASLISSAHKPHKANQAAWEAMRRLRSTKGRVGLDHFRLLRRLGSGDIGNVYLCQIRNPVVGLPQCFYAMKVVDREALAIRKKLHRAEMEKEILDMLDHPFLPTLYAEFDASHYSCLVMEFCPGGDLYAARQRLPGKCFSISSARFYAAETLLALEYLHMMGIVYRDLKPENVLVREDGHIMLSDFDLSLKCDVVPKLLRRKMDLESNQKNVKSSSMPYCVAAPMQPVLSCFSASNKKKKGTVTTITEQVGADNNHDNNDDDHHQELDPEMVAEPIEARSKSFVGTHEYLAPEVISGQGHGSAVDWWTFGVFLYEMLYGRTPFKGENNEKTLINILKQPLRFPRVGVSNSKEFEEMVKVQDLISKLLVKNPKKRIGSLKGSVEIKRHDFFKGVNWALIRSVRPPHVPAANSDLHNKIRNRAYLPKLSKKERDEPFQIPHHVDYF is encoded by the exons ATGGCAGCCATAACAACCAGAGATGAATCTGACTATGATAGCAGCTGCTCATCCATAACGGTGCCGGACTCGAGCCGGAGCTGGATGAGCAACCTGAGCTTCAGCAGCCGCCGCCGGAGCTCAGTCTCCGTCTGTTCCTCTGCCACTGAAGCATCTCTGATTTCCTCTGCTCACAAGCCCCACAAGGCTAACCAAGCTGCATGGGAAGCCATGAGGCGGCTCAGGAGCACCAAGGGCCGAGTTGGGCTCGACCATTTTCGGCTCCTGCGCCGTCTCGGCAGCGGTGACATAGGCAACGTTTACCTTTGCCAGATAAGGAACCCTGTGGTGGGTTTGCCTCAGTGCTTTTATGCCATGAAAGTGGTGGACAGAGAAGCACTTGCTATAAGGAAGAAACTGCATAGAGCTGAAATGGAGAAGGAGATTTTGGACATGCTTGATCACCCTTTTCTGCCTACTCTCTATGCTGAGTTTGATGCTTCTCACTATTCTTGCTTGGTTATGGAGTTTTGCCCTGGCGGTGACTTGTATGCCGCTCGACAACGCCTGCCCGGAAAATGCTTTAGCATCTCATCTGCTAg GTTTTACGCGGCAGAGACGCTGTTAGCTCTAGAGTATCTACACATGATGGGGATTGTTTACAGAGACTTGAAGCCTGAAAATGTGCTGGTTAGAGAGGATGGTCACATTATGCTTTCAGATTTTGATCTGTCACTCAAATGCGACGTCGTTCCGAAGTTGCTAAGGCGCAAAATGGACTTAGAATCCAACCAAAAGAATGTAAAGAGCTCCTCAATGCCATACTGTGTTGCAGCCCCCATGCAGCCTGTGCTCTCTTGTTTCTCTGcctcaaacaagaaaaagaaaggcacAGTCACAACCATAACAGAACAAGTTGGTGCTGATAATAATCATGATaataatgatgatgatcatCATCAAGAACTTGACCCGGAAATGGTAGCCGAACCGATCGAAGCCCGGTCCAAGTCATTTGTGGGGACACATGAGTACTTAGCACCAGAGGTGATCTCAGGGCAAGGCCATGGAAGTGCAGTGGATTGGTGGACATTTGGGGTGTTCTTGTATGAAATGTTATATGGGAGAACACCTTTCAAAGGTGAAAACAATGAGAAAACCCTCATTAACATTCTTAAGCAGCCATTAAGGTTTCCAAGAGTTGGGGTTAGCAACAGCAAGGAGTTTGAAGAGATGGTCAAAGTTCAAGATCTTATAAGCAAGCTTTTGGTGAAGAATCCCAAGAAGAGAATTGGCAGCTTAAAAGGGTCAGTCGAGATCAAAAGGCATGATTTCTTTAAGGGTGTGAATTGGGCTTTGATTAGGTCTGTTAGGCCTCCTCATGTCCCTGCTGCTAATAGTGATTTGCATAATAAGATTAGAAATAGAGCTTACTTGCCTAAGTTAAGCAAGAAGGAGAGAGATGAACCATTTCAGATCCCTCATCATGTTGATTATTTCTAA
- the LOC18769055 gene encoding early nodulin-93 — protein sequence MAKNVAPQSPFEKNSLTSIDQLALAKRCSHEGVKAGAKAAVVATIATAIPTMASVRMLPWARANLNPTAQALIISTVAGMAYFIVADKTVLATARRNSFKQAANREA from the exons atggcAAAAAATGTGGCTCCTCAGTCTCCCTTTGAGAAGAACAGCCTGACCTCAATTGATCAGCTGGCCTTGGCTAAGCGCTGCTCTCACG AGGGTGTGAAAGCAGGAGCTAAGGCAGCTGTGGTTGCCACCATTGCCACTGCCATTCCAACT aTGGCTAGTGTGAGAATGCTACCTTGGgcaagagccaatctcaatcCCACTGCTCAGGCCCTCATAATCTCCACAG TGGCTGGAATGGCATATTTCATCGTGGCTGACAAGACTGTTTTGGCAACTGCAAGAAGGAACTCATTCAAACAAGCTGCTAACCGTGAAGCATGA
- the LOC18769820 gene encoding pentatricopeptide repeat-containing protein At1g08070, chloroplastic encodes MVFSSSSLLSLPILPSTFHVLPTSDPPYKLLQTQPSLTLLSKCKSMQNLKQVHAHIIKTGLHNTHFALSKLVEFCAISPFGDLSYALLVFQSIENPNQIIWNTIIRGFSLSSKSIQAVEFYVLMLLSGVEPNSYTFPFLLKSCAKFAASHEGKQIHGHVLKLGLDSDAFVHTSLINMYAQNGELDNARLVFDKSSFRDVVSFTALITGYVSRGCMDDARYLFDEIPGRDVVSWNAMISGYAQSGRFEEALALFSEMRKANVSPNESTMVVVLSACAQSGSLELGKWVGSWIENRGLGSNLRLVNALIDMYAKCGALDTARSLFDGLQQRDVISWNVMIGGYTHKSHYKEALALFRLMLRSNADPNDVTFLGILPACSHLGALDLGKWIHAYIDKNFQSLTNTSLWTSLIDMYAKCGNIEAAKQVFNGMEAKSLASWNAMISGLAMHGHAHTALELFSKMADEGFKPDEITFVGVLSACNHGGLVDLGRQYFSSMITDYHISAQLQHYGCMIDLLGRAGLFDEAEALMSSMEMKPDGAVWGSLLGACRIHRRVELGELVAKHLFELEPENAGAYVLLSNIYAGAGRWDDVARIRTRLNDLGIKKVPGCTSIEMDSVVHEFLVSDKAHPLSKEIYEMLKEIDRLLDMAGFRPDTSEVLYDMDEEWKEVALSHHSEKLAIAFGLISTKPGTTIRIVKNLRVCANCHSATKLISKIFNREIIARDGNRFHHFRDGSCSCNDNW; translated from the coding sequence ATGgtgttttcctcttcttcattacTATCATTGCCCATTTTACCCTCCACTTTCCATGTCCTCCCAACCTCTGATCCTCCGTACAAACTCCTTCAAACCCAGCCATCTCTCACCCTACTCTCCAAATGCAAAAGCATGCAAAATCTCAAACAAGTCCACGCCCACATTATCAAGACTGGCCTTCACAATACCCACTTCGCTCTGAGCAAGCTCGTTGAGTTTTGCGCCATTTCGCCTTTCGGCGACCTCTCTTATGCCCTCTTAGTCTTTCAATCCATCGAGAACCCCAATCAGATTATTTGGAACACAATTATTCGAGGTTTTTCCTTGAGCTCTAAGTCAATACAAGCTGTGGAATTCTATGTTCTGATGCTTCTTTCTGGCGTGGAGCCGAATTCTTATAcgttcccttttcttttgaagtCTTGTGCCAAATTCGCCGCGAGCCATGAAGGGAAACAGATCCATGGACATGTTTTGAAGCTTGGACTTGACTCTGATGCCTTTGTGCACACTTCTCTTATCAATATGTATGCTCAAAACGGTGAATTGGATAATGCACGTTTGGTGTTTGATAAAAGTTCTTTCAGAGATGTGGTTTCATTTACGGCCTTGATCACTGGATATGTTTCAAGGGGTTGTATGGATGATGCTCGTTACCTTTTTGATGAAATTCCAGGAAGAGATGTGGTGTCTTGGAATGCTATGATTTCGGGTTATGCTCAAAGCGGTCGGTTTGAAGAGGCATTGGCTTTGTTTTCGGAGATGCGGAAAGCAAATGTCTCCCCCAATGAGAGTACAATGGTCGTGGTACTTTCAGCTTGTGCTCAGTCGGGGTCTCTTGAATTGGGCAAATGGGTTGGGTCTTGGATTGAGAACCGTGGACTTGGTTCAAATCTTCGGCTTGTTAATGCACTTATTGATATGTACGCAAAGTGTGGTGCTTTGGACACAGCTCGAAGTTTATTTGACGGTTTGCAGCAAAGGGATGTAATCTCATGGAATGTCATGATTGGTGGTTATACACATAAGAGCCACTACAAAGAAGCCTTGGCACTCTTTCGGTTAATGCTACGATCAAATGCAGATCCTAATGATGTCACATTCTTAGGCATTCTTCCAGCTTGTTCTCATTTAGGAGCTCTTGACCTTGGCAAGTGGATTCATGCTTATATAGATAAGAACTTTCAGAGTTTGACCAATACCTCTCTCTGGACGAGTCTCATTGACATGTATGCAAAATGCGGAAACATTGAGGCAGCAAAACAAGTCTTTAATGGTATGGAAGCCAAAAGCTTGGCTTCTTGGAATGCAATGATATCTGGCTTAGCAATGCACGGGCATGCACATACAGCGCTCGAGCTTTTCTCGAAAATGGCCGATGAAGGATTCAAACCAGATGAAATAACATTTGTGGGAGTTTTATCTGCTTGTAACCATGGTGGTCTTGTAGACCTTGGACGCCAGTATTTTAGTTCCATGATCACAGATTACCATATTTCAGCACAACTGCAACACTATGGATGCATGATAGATCTTCTAGGCCGAGCCGGATTATTTGATGAAGCAGAGGCCCTAATGAGTAGCATGGAAATGAAGCCAGATGGCGCTGTCTGGGGTTCTCTTCTTGGAGCTTGTAGAATCCACAGGCGTGTGGAGCTGGGTGAACTTGTTGCCAAACATCTGTTTGAATTGGAGCCTGAAAATGCTGGGGCTTATGTGCTCCTATCTAACATCTATGCAGGAGCTGGTAGGTGGGATGATGTGGCAAGAATAAGAACCAGGCTGAATGATTTGGGGATCAAGAAAGTTCCTGGATGTACCTCTATTGAGATGGATAGTGTTGTTCATGAGTTTCTTGTCAGTGACAAAGCGCATCCCTTAAGCAAAGAAATTTATGAGATGTTAAAAGAAATAGATAGGCTTTTGGATATGGCCGGTTTCAGACCGGATACATCTGAGGTGCTATATGACATGGATGAGGAATGGAAGGAAGTGGCCTTGAGTCATCACAGTGAGAAGTTGGCCATCGCTTTTGGTTTGATCAGCACGAAGCCAGGCACAACGATTCGGATTGTAAAGAATCTTCGTGTGTGTGCAAATTGTCATTCAGCTACAAAGCTGATATCGAAGATCTTTAATAGGGAGATTATTGCAAGAGATGGGAACCGTTTCCACCATTTTAGAGATGGTTCTTGTTCATGTAATGACAATTGGTGA